Proteins encoded in a region of the Carassius auratus strain Wakin chromosome 21, ASM336829v1, whole genome shotgun sequence genome:
- the gpr34l gene encoding probable G-protein coupled receptor 34 — protein MLQEGNSTNNESCQIHDGFLWPVLPIGYILICCIGLLCNTVTLYIFFLRRHADSSMAVYMRHLALADTLLVMCLPLRVYYHNKEGPFYLCKVVGIFFYINMYSSILFLSLISLDRYLKIIKPVWVFRIQKTKWSHTASYIIWAILISGMIPFFSSNSQRNPCDKVCFHFHSKGPVGGTINLTTVVLFLVFYVAFLCFYVKITKKLKTMTMGNGDPKAQSRKKRVIIKTFLVPAIFTLCFLPYHAVRIPYVLAQLNVIGDLHSQQLLHILNESTLLLSALNSCLDPIIYYFLSSAYRKTILCAIQGKFKNMYALNRRRISINRSLTEI, from the coding sequence ATGTTGCAGGAAGGAAATTCAACCAACAATGAGTCCTGTCAGATTCATGATGGCTTTCTGTGGCCCGTCTTGCCCATTGGCTACATTCTCATCTGTTGCATTGGTCTGCTCTGTAACACCGTCACCCTCTACATATTTTTCCTTCGGCGGCATGCAGACTCTTCCATGGCTGTGTACATGCGACACCTTGCCCTGGCGGACACACTCCTGGTCATGTGTTTGCCCCTGCGAGTGTACTACCACAACAAAGAAGGTCCCTTCTACTTGTGCAAGGTGGTGGGCATCTTCTTCTACATCAACATGTATTCCAGCATCCTGTTCCTCAGCCTCATCAGTCTAGATCGCTATTTGAAAATCATCAAGCCTGTTTGGGTCTTTCGAATCCAAAAGACAAAGTGGAGCCACACGGCAAGCTACATCATCTGGGCGATCCTCATTTCTGGAATGATTCCCTTTTTTTCAAGCAACAGTCAACGAAATCCCTGTGACAAGGTCTGCTTCCACTTCCACAGCAAGGGACCTGTCGGTGGGACCATAAACCTGACAACAGTGGTTCTCTTCCTTGTTTTTTATGTAGcctttctttgtttttatgtgaAGATCACTAAGAAACTCAAGACTATGACCATGGGTAATGGTGACCCTAAGGCACAGAGTCGCAAAAAGAGGGTCATCATCAAGACTTTCTTAGTGCCAGCCATTTTTACATTGTGTTTCTTGCCGTACCATGCAGTACGCATACCATACGTTCTGGCTCAGCTGAACGTGATCGGAGATCTTCATAGCCAACAATTGTTGCACATCTTAAATGAGAGTACTTTGCTATTGTCTGCTCTAAATAGCTGCCTAGACCCAATTATCTATTACTTCTTATCCAGTGCATACAGGAAAACAATACTGTGTGCCATTCAGGGCAAGTTTAAAAACATGTATGCTTTAAACAGAAGGAGGATCAGCATAAACCGCTCACTCACTGAAATTTAG